From Dethiosulfovibrio russensis, a single genomic window includes:
- the nhaC gene encoding Na+/H+ antiporter NhaC: MNASEGRRPSFMEAAVLLIICAGLISYGVLKLGADAHIPIILSAVLVSLWGAFVLKFPWQSIEEGIIQGITMALQAILILMMVGLVIGSWIQSGVVPSLIYYGLDILSPKIFLLATLVICAVVALATGTSWGTSGTVGIALMGVGAGLGIPAPVTAGIIISGAYFGDKMSPLSDTTNLAPAVAGTDLFTHIRAMIWTTGPTFLIVAAITIFLGNKYSGGTLDISKIQAIQAVMAGEFHISLMGLVPPLIVIGLAVAKIPALPGLFAGILFACGMSLFQGFGFGDVIGALHYGYEATVSGQIAAAETIDAVSQLMAQGSITGVSPELAKDAGVMLSDLLTRGGLDSMMWTISLILSALSFGGIMERCGFLEVLLQTILKGVKSVGGMVTSVLASCFICNLFLGDQYLSIVMPGRMFKNAFEEKGLHAKMLSRTLEDAGTLTSVLIPWNTCGAYNASVLGVPTLEYLPYAFMNYLNPIVAIVMTYLNIGVFWQEGKEPKKA, translated from the coding sequence ATGAATGCATCTGAAGGCCGAAGACCCAGCTTTATGGAGGCGGCGGTACTGCTGATCATCTGCGCCGGTCTCATAAGCTACGGGGTTCTGAAACTGGGGGCGGACGCCCATATTCCCATCATACTGTCCGCCGTACTGGTGTCGCTCTGGGGCGCTTTCGTTCTCAAGTTTCCCTGGCAGTCCATAGAGGAAGGCATCATCCAGGGAATAACCATGGCCCTGCAGGCCATTTTGATACTTATGATGGTAGGTCTGGTCATAGGCTCCTGGATACAGAGCGGAGTCGTTCCCAGCCTGATCTACTACGGGCTTGATATTCTATCTCCCAAGATATTCCTTCTCGCCACCCTGGTTATCTGTGCCGTGGTCGCCCTGGCCACCGGTACGTCCTGGGGCACCTCCGGAACCGTCGGCATAGCCCTCATGGGGGTCGGAGCCGGACTGGGCATACCGGCACCGGTTACCGCCGGTATCATCATCTCCGGAGCCTACTTCGGAGACAAGATGTCCCCTCTGTCCGACACGACCAACCTGGCTCCCGCCGTCGCAGGGACCGACCTCTTCACCCACATAAGGGCCATGATCTGGACCACCGGCCCGACCTTCCTCATAGTGGCAGCCATAACCATCTTCCTGGGCAACAAATATTCCGGCGGAACCCTGGACATAAGCAAGATCCAGGCCATCCAGGCAGTCATGGCCGGAGAGTTCCACATAAGCCTGATGGGACTGGTTCCGCCTCTTATCGTCATAGGTCTCGCTGTAGCTAAGATCCCCGCTCTGCCGGGACTTTTCGCCGGAATCCTCTTCGCCTGCGGTATGTCCCTCTTCCAGGGATTCGGCTTCGGCGACGTAATAGGAGCCCTTCACTACGGCTACGAGGCCACAGTTTCCGGCCAGATAGCGGCGGCGGAGACAATCGACGCCGTATCCCAGCTCATGGCCCAGGGCAGCATCACCGGGGTAAGCCCCGAACTGGCCAAGGACGCAGGGGTTATGCTGTCCGACCTGCTCACCAGAGGCGGCCTGGATTCCATGATGTGGACCATCTCTCTAATACTCTCCGCCCTTTCCTTCGGCGGTATCATGGAACGCTGCGGCTTCCTCGAGGTCCTTCTCCAGACCATCCTCAAGGGCGTCAAGAGCGTCGGCGGAATGGTTACCTCGGTTCTGGCCTCCTGCTTCATCTGCAACCTGTTCCTTGGAGACCAGTATCTCTCCATAGTCATGCCAGGACGTATGTTCAAAAACGCATTCGAAGAAAAGGGACTCCACGCTAAAATGCTCTCCAGGACGTTGGAGGACGCCGGTACCCTGACGTCGGTCCTCATTCCATGGAACACCTGCGGGGCCTACAACGCTTCCGTCCTTGGAGTTCCCACGCTGGAGTACCTTCCCTACGCCTTCATGAACTACCTCAACCCCATCGTGGCCATAGTCATGACCTACCTGAACATCGGGGTTTTCTGGCAGGAAGGCAAGGAGCCCAAGAAGGCCTGA